The Trinickia acidisoli genome includes a window with the following:
- a CDS encoding sigma-E factor negative regulatory protein: MGSVSMQSQGSSLGERLSAFVDGEGLDARESFDDVLSEFGHGDRTTWSAYHLIGDALRSDDLAVHPATSHAFLAGFAARLEAEPHILVPVHALSQRAGLVLRRRVAPALAVAAAAAMLSWIVLPQWHGGAGQGSAQMASTNSRADDVQSVAMTSVPGAQEGNIIRDARLDQYLEAHQQFAQQPIMSGSMPLIRAAVQTSQGQ, translated from the coding sequence ATGGGGTCGGTCTCGATGCAATCGCAAGGGAGCTCGCTAGGCGAGCGTTTGTCCGCGTTCGTCGACGGGGAAGGGCTCGACGCCCGCGAGTCGTTCGATGACGTGCTGTCCGAGTTCGGTCACGGCGACCGCACCACGTGGTCGGCCTACCATTTGATCGGCGACGCCTTGCGTTCCGACGACCTGGCCGTCCATCCGGCGACGAGCCACGCATTCCTAGCGGGCTTCGCCGCACGGCTCGAAGCCGAGCCGCACATCCTGGTTCCGGTTCACGCCCTCTCGCAACGCGCCGGCTTGGTGCTGCGCCGGCGCGTCGCTCCGGCGCTCGCGGTGGCGGCCGCGGCCGCCATGCTGAGTTGGATCGTCCTGCCGCAGTGGCACGGCGGCGCGGGGCAGGGCAGCGCGCAAATGGCTTCGACGAACAGCCGCGCCGACGACGTGCAATCGGTCGCCATGACGAGCGTGCCGGGTGCGCAAGAGGGCAACATCATTCGCGATGCGCGCCTGGATCAATATCTGGAAGCGCACCAGCAATTCGCGCAGCAGCCGATCATGTCGGGTTCGATGCCGCTCATCCGCGCCGCTGTTCAGACTTCGCAAGGCCAATAA
- the lepA gene encoding translation elongation factor 4 → MDHIRNFSIIAHIDHGKSTLADRIIQLCGGLSDREMESQVLDSMDLERERGITIKAQTAALHYRARDGQVYNLNLIDTPGHVDFSYEVSRSLSACEGALLVVDASQGVEAQTVANCYTAIELGVEVVPVLNKIDLPAANPESAIEEIEDVIGIDATDAARCSAKTGLGVEDVLESLIAKVPPPKGDPEAPLQALMIDSWFDNYVGVVMLVRIVNGTLRPKDKIKLMATGAQYPVEHIGVFTPKSKNLETLSAGQVGFIIAGIKELTAAKVGDTVTLATRPAQAPLPGFKEVKPQVFAGLYPVEANQYDALRESLEKLKLNDASLQYEPEVSQALGFGFRCGFLGLLHMEIVQERLEREFDMDLITTAPTVVYEVVQRDGTTVVVENPAKLPDPSRTEEIREPIVTVNLYMPQDYVGSVITLCTQKRGNQINMQYHGRQVQLTYEIPMAEIVLDFFDRLKSVSRGYASMDYEFKEYRASDVVKVDMLINGDKVDALSVIVHRSQSQYRGREVAAKMREIIPRQMYDVAIQAAIGAHIIARENIKALRKNVLAKCYGGDITRKKKLLEKQKEGKKRMKQVGSVEIPQEAFLAILRVEDK, encoded by the coding sequence ATGGATCATATTCGTAATTTCTCGATCATTGCGCACATCGACCACGGCAAGTCGACCCTCGCCGATCGCATTATTCAACTGTGCGGTGGCCTGTCCGACCGCGAAATGGAATCGCAAGTGCTCGACTCGATGGATCTCGAGCGCGAGCGCGGCATCACGATCAAGGCTCAGACCGCCGCGCTCCACTATCGGGCGCGCGACGGCCAGGTCTATAACCTGAACCTCATCGATACGCCCGGTCACGTCGACTTCTCCTACGAGGTCAGCCGTTCGCTGTCGGCTTGCGAAGGGGCGCTGCTCGTCGTCGACGCGAGCCAAGGCGTCGAGGCGCAGACGGTGGCCAATTGCTACACGGCGATCGAGCTCGGCGTCGAAGTCGTGCCCGTGCTCAACAAGATCGATCTGCCCGCGGCCAACCCCGAGAGCGCGATCGAGGAAATCGAAGACGTCATCGGTATCGACGCCACCGACGCCGCGCGCTGCAGCGCGAAGACGGGGCTCGGCGTAGAAGACGTCCTCGAATCGTTGATCGCCAAAGTGCCGCCGCCGAAGGGCGACCCCGAGGCGCCATTGCAGGCGCTCATGATCGATTCGTGGTTCGACAACTATGTCGGCGTCGTCATGCTCGTGCGCATCGTCAACGGCACGCTGCGTCCGAAGGACAAGATCAAGCTGATGGCCACGGGCGCGCAGTACCCCGTCGAGCACATCGGCGTCTTCACGCCGAAGTCGAAGAATCTCGAGACGCTCTCGGCCGGGCAGGTGGGTTTCATCATCGCCGGCATCAAGGAGCTGACGGCCGCCAAGGTCGGCGATACGGTCACGCTCGCCACGCGGCCCGCGCAAGCGCCGCTGCCCGGTTTCAAGGAAGTCAAGCCGCAGGTGTTCGCCGGCCTTTATCCCGTCGAAGCCAATCAGTACGACGCGCTGCGCGAATCGCTCGAAAAGCTCAAGCTCAACGACGCGTCGCTGCAGTACGAGCCCGAAGTCTCGCAGGCGCTCGGCTTCGGCTTTCGCTGCGGCTTCCTGGGCCTCTTGCACATGGAGATCGTGCAGGAGCGGCTCGAGCGCGAATTCGATATGGATCTCATCACCACCGCCCCGACCGTGGTCTATGAAGTCGTGCAGCGCGACGGCACGACGGTCGTGGTCGAGAATCCGGCGAAGTTGCCCGATCCGTCGAGGACCGAAGAGATTCGCGAGCCGATCGTCACCGTGAACCTCTACATGCCGCAGGATTACGTCGGCTCGGTCATCACGCTGTGCACGCAAAAGCGCGGCAACCAGATCAACATGCAGTATCACGGCCGCCAAGTGCAGCTCACGTATGAGATCCCGATGGCCGAGATCGTCCTCGATTTCTTCGACCGGCTCAAATCGGTTTCGCGCGGCTACGCGTCGATGGATTACGAGTTCAAGGAATATCGCGCGTCCGACGTCGTCAAGGTCGACATGCTGATCAACGGCGACAAGGTCGATGCGCTGTCCGTGATCGTTCACCGGTCGCAGTCGCAGTATCGCGGCCGCGAAGTCGCGGCCAAGATGCGTGAGATCATTCCGCGCCAGATGTACGACGTCGCGATTCAAGCGGCCATCGGTGCGCACATCATCGCGCGCGAAAACATCAAGGCGCTGCGCAAGAACGTGCTCGCGAAGTGTTACGGCGGCGACATCACACGTAAAAAGAAGCTGTTGGAAAAGCAAAAAGAAGGCAAGAAGCGAATGAAGCAAGTCGGGTCCGTGGAGATCCCGCAAGAGGCTTTCCTCGCGATCTTGCGAGTCGAAGACAAATAA
- a CDS encoding MucB/RseB C-terminal domain-containing protein has product MQTLRSMRAAAPRQWAAWLLCAAALLSVSPRAAFAQADAAARQQAAGWLDRIQEAARRENYEGVFVYQRGNFVQSSRIEHYAVHADGEFESLESLDGQPRKILRHDDDLYTFVPERHLCVVEKRFNKDSFPALTSESGAQVLSVYDPKLLGSDRVAGLDAQVIELDPKDAYRFAYKLWADARTGLLLRVQTLDASGQVLEQVAFTQVRVGVPPEKASIAAGMRNTSGWTLVRPPVSPVDMEAQGWRIAPDVPGFHEIRELRRPMEARDPKAPPIPVDQAVFSDGLSTISVFVEPAEGNSRKAGAGSTGATHVLVTRYRDYWITLLGEVPQATLQRFASAIEYKATQ; this is encoded by the coding sequence ATGCAGACATTGCGCTCGATGCGCGCCGCCGCCCCGCGGCAATGGGCGGCGTGGTTGCTGTGCGCGGCCGCGCTGTTGTCGGTGTCCCCGCGTGCGGCGTTTGCGCAGGCCGATGCCGCGGCTCGTCAGCAGGCGGCGGGTTGGCTCGATCGAATCCAAGAGGCGGCGCGGCGCGAGAACTACGAAGGCGTGTTCGTCTATCAGCGCGGCAACTTCGTGCAGTCCTCGCGGATCGAGCACTACGCCGTGCATGCAGACGGGGAATTCGAATCGCTCGAAAGCCTCGATGGCCAGCCGCGCAAGATTTTGCGGCACGATGACGACCTCTATACGTTCGTGCCGGAGCGGCACCTTTGCGTCGTCGAAAAGCGGTTCAACAAGGATTCGTTTCCCGCGCTGACGAGCGAAAGCGGCGCGCAGGTATTGTCCGTGTACGACCCGAAGCTGCTTGGCAGCGATCGCGTCGCCGGCCTCGACGCCCAAGTGATCGAACTCGATCCGAAAGACGCTTATCGCTTCGCCTACAAGCTGTGGGCCGATGCCAGAACGGGTCTGCTGCTGCGCGTGCAAACGCTCGACGCCTCGGGCCAGGTGCTCGAGCAGGTCGCATTCACCCAGGTCCGCGTCGGCGTGCCCCCCGAGAAGGCGAGCATCGCGGCCGGTATGCGCAACACGAGCGGTTGGACGCTCGTGCGCCCGCCGGTGTCGCCGGTGGACATGGAGGCGCAGGGCTGGCGCATCGCGCCCGATGTGCCGGGCTTCCATGAAATCCGCGAGTTGCGCCGGCCGATGGAGGCGCGCGATCCCAAAGCGCCTCCGATTCCCGTCGATCAGGCCGTGTTTTCCGACGGGCTCTCCACCATCTCGGTGTTCGTCGAGCCGGCCGAGGGTAATTCGCGCAAGGCAGGTGCCGGTAGCACGGGTGCCACCCATGTGCTCGTTACGCGTTATCGCGATTATTGGATAACGTTGCTCGGGGAAGTGCCCCAAGCAACGCTGCAGCGCTTCGCGTCTGCCATAGAATACAAAGCTACCCAGTAA
- the lepB gene encoding signal peptidase I, with amino-acid sequence MDFALILFVLVILTGIAWVADKLVFLPQRRRAADAAVADFDQQQARIGERFADENAPQTRARLRDEKLRQPWWLEYTASFFPVILVVFLVRSFVVEPFKIPSGSMVPTLLVGDFILVNKFEYGLRLPIVNTKITQGGPLHRGDVVVFRYPKDESVDYIKRVVGLPGDVVSYENKRLTINGKLIAETPLPDYFDEERIGYAKQFEENLDGREHGILNNPAVPPFIIGAEDYPYRDNCTYNAEGVVCKVPPGHYFMMGDNRDNSADSRYWGFVPDGNVVGRAFFVWMNFSNLKRIGTFH; translated from the coding sequence ATGGACTTTGCGCTGATTCTTTTTGTGCTCGTGATCTTGACGGGCATCGCGTGGGTTGCCGACAAGCTCGTGTTTCTGCCTCAGCGGCGACGGGCGGCCGATGCCGCCGTCGCCGATTTCGACCAACAGCAGGCCCGCATCGGCGAGCGCTTCGCCGACGAGAACGCGCCGCAAACGCGTGCTCGCCTGCGCGACGAAAAGCTGCGCCAGCCGTGGTGGCTCGAGTACACGGCGAGCTTTTTCCCCGTCATCCTCGTCGTCTTCCTCGTGCGCTCGTTCGTGGTCGAGCCGTTCAAGATTCCCTCGGGATCGATGGTGCCGACGCTGCTCGTCGGCGATTTCATCCTCGTGAACAAGTTCGAATACGGCCTGCGCTTGCCGATCGTCAATACCAAGATCACGCAAGGCGGCCCGCTTCACCGCGGCGACGTCGTGGTTTTCCGCTATCCGAAGGACGAATCGGTCGATTACATCAAGCGCGTGGTCGGCTTGCCCGGCGACGTCGTCTCGTACGAGAACAAGCGCCTCACGATCAACGGCAAGCTGATTGCCGAGACGCCGCTGCCCGACTACTTCGATGAAGAGCGCATCGGCTACGCGAAGCAGTTCGAGGAAAATCTCGACGGGCGCGAGCACGGGATCTTGAACAATCCCGCCGTGCCGCCGTTCATCATCGGCGCGGAAGACTACCCCTATCGCGACAATTGCACGTACAACGCCGAGGGTGTCGTCTGCAAAGTGCCGCCCGGCCATTACTTCATGATGGGCGACAACCGCGACAACAGCGCGGATAGCCGCTACTGGGGCTTCGTGCCCGACGGCAACGTCGTGGGCCGCGCGTTTTTCGTTTGGATGAACTTCAGCAACCTGAAACGCATCGGCACGTTCCACTGA
- a CDS encoding glutaredoxin family protein: MTVFLAAHLTLYSRAWCHLCEEMRIALEPLAHAFGATVEVVDVDADPALVARYDELVPVLVYEGRELCHYRLDAERVRAALAAHRA; encoded by the coding sequence ATGACCGTTTTTCTCGCGGCGCATCTGACCCTCTACTCGCGAGCCTGGTGCCATTTGTGCGAGGAGATGCGCATCGCGCTCGAGCCGTTGGCCCACGCGTTCGGGGCCACGGTCGAGGTCGTCGATGTCGATGCCGATCCGGCGCTCGTCGCGCGCTACGATGAACTCGTGCCGGTGCTCGTCTACGAAGGCCGCGAGCTGTGCCACTATCGGCTCGATGCCGAGCGCGTGCGTGCCGCGCTGGCGGCGCACCGGGCGTGA
- a CDS encoding DegQ family serine endoprotease: MTNLSVRKFLAAAAAVACLSFAPHSASAMPAANLPDFTDLVDKVGPAVVNIRTTTRVSGSTSQHATPPGMGDGDMSEFFRRFFGIPLPQAPHGNGGDRGDHGGSPDQSDNGDGEANNGVGSGFILSADGYVMTNAHVVDDADNIYVTLTDKREFKAKLIGVDDRTDIAVVKIDATNLPTVTIGDSNKVRVGEWVVAIGSPFGLDNTVTAGIVSAKGRETGDYLPFIQTDAAVNPGNSGGPLINMQGEVIGINSQIYSRTGGFMGIAFAIPIDDAMRVADQLETTGKVVRGRIAVSIGEVTKDVADSLGLPHAEGALVSSVEPGGPADKAGLQPGDIILKFNGVPVDADTDLPRMVGDTKPGTRSTVTIWRKGQSREVPITVEQTQPERTAKADDEHASPVMPRPSNALGVTVSDLSPDQIKSLKLRSGGVQVEAVDGPAARVGLQKGDIILRVGDTDVSSAKQFEQVTAHLDSQKMVAVLVRRGENTQFVPIRPRAQGK, translated from the coding sequence ATGACGAATCTTTCGGTGCGCAAATTCCTCGCGGCCGCCGCAGCCGTGGCTTGCCTGTCGTTTGCGCCGCATTCGGCGTCGGCCATGCCGGCGGCGAACCTGCCCGACTTCACCGATCTCGTCGACAAGGTCGGGCCGGCTGTCGTCAACATTCGCACGACGACGCGCGTGTCGGGCTCGACCAGCCAGCACGCGACCCCGCCGGGAATGGGCGATGGGGACATGTCGGAATTCTTCCGGCGCTTTTTCGGCATCCCGCTGCCGCAGGCACCCCACGGCAACGGGGGCGACCGCGGCGACCACGGTGGCAGTCCCGATCAATCGGACAACGGCGACGGCGAGGCGAACAACGGCGTTGGCTCCGGCTTTATCCTGTCGGCCGACGGCTACGTGATGACGAACGCCCACGTCGTGGACGACGCCGACAATATTTACGTCACGCTGACCGACAAGCGCGAGTTCAAGGCCAAGCTGATCGGTGTCGACGATCGGACGGACATCGCGGTCGTCAAGATCGACGCCACGAATCTGCCGACCGTCACGATCGGCGATTCGAACAAGGTTCGCGTCGGCGAGTGGGTCGTTGCGATCGGCTCGCCGTTCGGGCTCGACAATACGGTCACCGCCGGCATCGTCAGCGCCAAAGGGCGCGAGACCGGCGATTATCTGCCGTTCATTCAGACCGATGCGGCCGTCAACCCCGGCAATTCTGGCGGCCCGCTCATCAACATGCAGGGCGAGGTGATCGGCATCAATTCGCAGATCTACAGCCGCACAGGCGGCTTCATGGGGATCGCGTTCGCGATTCCGATCGACGATGCGATGCGCGTGGCCGATCAGCTCGAGACGACGGGCAAGGTCGTGCGCGGCCGCATCGCCGTTTCGATCGGCGAGGTGACGAAGGACGTGGCCGATTCGCTCGGCCTGCCGCATGCCGAAGGCGCGCTCGTGAGCAGCGTGGAGCCCGGCGGCCCGGCCGACAAAGCCGGCTTGCAGCCCGGCGACATCATCCTCAAGTTCAACGGCGTGCCCGTCGATGCCGATACGGATTTGCCGCGTATGGTCGGCGACACGAAACCCGGCACGCGTTCGACGGTGACGATCTGGCGCAAGGGCCAGTCGCGCGAGGTGCCGATCACGGTGGAGCAGACGCAGCCCGAGAGGACGGCGAAGGCCGACGACGAGCACGCATCGCCCGTGATGCCGCGTCCGTCGAACGCGCTGGGCGTGACGGTGTCGGACTTGTCGCCCGATCAGATCAAATCGCTCAAGCTGCGCAGCGGCGGCGTACAGGTCGAGGCCGTCGACGGCCCGGCCGCGCGAGTCGGGCTGCAAAAGGGCGACATCATCTTGCGCGTCGGCGATACCGACGTGTCGAGCGCGAAGCAGTTCGAGCAGGTCACTGCCCATCTCGATTCGCAAAAGATGGTGGCCGTGCTCGTGCGCCGCGGCGAGAACACGCAATTCGTGCCGATCAGGCCGCGTGCCCAAGGGAAATGA
- the rnc gene encoding ribonuclease III translates to MPLSPLESRLRYEFRNAELLRQALTHRSHSASHNERLEFLGDSVLNCAVAALLFQRFSKLDEGDLSRVRANLVKQQSLYEIAQALNISEGLRLGEGELRSGGFRRPSILADAFEAILGAIFIDGGFDAAQTVIKRLYVPILDHIDPRTLGKDSKTLLQEYLQGHKIALPTYTVVATHGAAHNQQFEVECTVPKLDVKVSGSGASRRAAEQAAAKKALEEVMTLQPALEVKPKRSRSARAAKHGEQEVVPGVKGVQAALDLRAPERRGDKAARGEGAKTAGAAGAGEGGERAASVVPPAMIRAAHVEHKVPTPTLAPKPDTAVKSEPSAAKTDGSSSAEQSVRSGEAELVSDIAGAARAGAPEPDHS, encoded by the coding sequence ATGCCGCTATCTCCGCTGGAAAGCCGGTTGCGCTACGAATTTCGCAATGCGGAATTGTTGCGCCAGGCTTTAACTCACCGCAGTCACAGTGCCTCGCACAACGAACGGCTCGAATTTCTGGGCGATTCCGTTCTAAATTGCGCGGTGGCCGCGCTTTTGTTCCAGAGATTCAGCAAATTGGACGAAGGCGACTTGTCGCGCGTGCGCGCCAACCTCGTCAAACAACAATCGCTGTATGAAATTGCTCAGGCCCTCAATATTTCAGAGGGGCTGCGGCTCGGCGAAGGCGAACTGCGCAGCGGCGGGTTTCGGCGGCCGTCGATTCTCGCCGATGCCTTCGAAGCCATCCTTGGCGCGATTTTTATCGACGGCGGCTTCGATGCGGCGCAAACGGTCATCAAGCGCCTGTACGTGCCGATCCTCGATCACATCGACCCGCGTACGCTCGGCAAGGATTCCAAGACGTTGCTGCAGGAGTACTTGCAGGGCCACAAGATCGCACTGCCTACCTATACGGTTGTCGCGACGCACGGCGCCGCCCACAACCAGCAGTTCGAAGTTGAATGCACGGTGCCCAAGCTCGACGTGAAGGTGTCGGGCTCGGGGGCCAGCCGGCGCGCCGCTGAACAGGCGGCGGCCAAGAAGGCGCTCGAAGAAGTGATGACGCTGCAGCCGGCGCTCGAAGTCAAGCCGAAGCGCTCGCGTAGCGCGCGCGCCGCCAAGCATGGCGAGCAGGAAGTCGTGCCGGGTGTGAAGGGCGTGCAAGCGGCGCTCGATCTGCGCGCGCCCGAGCGCCGTGGCGACAAAGCCGCGCGCGGCGAAGGCGCCAAAACGGCCGGCGCGGCTGGAGCGGGCGAAGGCGGCGAGCGGGCGGCAAGCGTCGTGCCGCCGGCGATGATACGAGCGGCGCACGTCGAGCATAAGGTGCCCACGCCCACGCTCGCGCCGAAGCCGGATACGGCGGTCAAATCCGAGCCGAGTGCGGCGAAGACGGACGGGTCGTCGAGCGCGGAGCAATCCGTGCGAAGCGGCGAAGCCGAACTCGTCTCCGACATCGCCGGCGCCGCACGCGCCGGTGCGCCCGAGCCCGACCATTCATGA
- the era gene encoding GTPase Era, with product MIAIVGRPNVGKSTLMNALVGQKVSITSRKAQTTRHRITGIHTFDDAQFIFVDTPGFQTQHSGALNRSLNRAVTSTLTAVDAVLFVIEAGRFGPDDQKVLDLIPPSAPLLLVPNKLDRVSDKKTLYPFLQKMGALREFKEIVPLSAKHPDDVKHLLETIKPYLPEGQPIYGEDDLTDRSERFLAAEILREKVFRWTGDELPYTSTVLIEKFETEGRLRRVFATILVDRDAHKAMIIGHKGAKLKQISTEARLDMEKLFDGPVYLETFIKVKSGWADNEAGLRAYGYE from the coding sequence ATGATCGCCATCGTCGGCCGACCCAACGTCGGCAAATCGACGTTGATGAACGCGCTCGTCGGCCAAAAAGTCAGCATCACGTCGCGCAAGGCGCAGACGACGCGCCATCGCATCACGGGCATCCATACGTTCGACGATGCGCAGTTCATCTTCGTCGACACACCGGGCTTCCAAACTCAACACAGCGGGGCGCTGAACCGCTCGCTGAACCGCGCCGTCACCTCGACGCTGACAGCCGTCGACGCCGTGCTGTTCGTGATCGAGGCGGGTCGCTTCGGGCCCGACGATCAAAAGGTGCTCGATTTGATTCCGCCGTCGGCGCCGCTGCTGCTCGTTCCGAACAAGCTCGACCGCGTCAGCGACAAAAAAACGCTTTACCCATTCCTGCAAAAGATGGGCGCGCTGCGCGAGTTCAAGGAAATCGTGCCGTTGTCGGCGAAGCATCCCGACGACGTCAAGCATCTGCTCGAGACGATCAAGCCCTATCTGCCCGAAGGTCAGCCGATCTACGGCGAGGACGATCTGACCGACCGCAGCGAGCGTTTTCTCGCGGCCGAAATCTTGCGCGAGAAGGTGTTTCGATGGACCGGCGACGAACTGCCGTACACGAGCACCGTGCTCATCGAGAAGTTCGAGACGGAAGGGCGGTTGCGCCGCGTATTCGCGACGATCCTTGTCGACCGTGACGCCCACAAGGCCATGATCATCGGCCACAAGGGCGCCAAGCTCAAGCAGATCAGCACGGAAGCGCGGCTCGATATGGAGAAGCTCTTCGACGGTCCCGTTTATCTCGAAACCTTCATCAAGGTGAAGAGCGGCTGGGCCGATAACGAAGCCGGGCTGCGTGCCTATGGGTACGAATGA
- the recO gene encoding DNA repair protein RecO, which yields MGTNDEIHDGAVTLPAPASSQPDAATGAKGRRRTRRADPGEGGAPLADDGGLPTAARRVPREPSHRIAEQPAFVLHSYPYSETSLVIDVFSRDHGRLALVAKGAKRPHSALRGVLQTFQPLAMSWSGKSEMRTLTGAEWVGGMLPLRGDALLCGFYVNELLVKFCAREDPHPPLFHHYVVTLTRLAHDEAPVQVLRSFERVLLRETGYAMALDRTVARKAVIPEGRYVFDPERGVREATSEFPSHWPVISGQTLLDMEHDDYHRAQTVAQSKTLMRFLLNTYLGGTPLATRQILLDLQNL from the coding sequence ATGGGTACGAATGACGAGATCCACGACGGGGCGGTGACGCTTCCCGCGCCTGCATCGTCGCAGCCCGACGCTGCGACGGGGGCCAAGGGGCGCCGCCGCACGCGACGGGCGGATCCCGGAGAGGGGGGGGCGCCCCTTGCCGACGACGGCGGTTTGCCTACTGCCGCGCGCCGCGTGCCGCGCGAGCCGTCGCATCGCATCGCGGAGCAGCCGGCGTTCGTTCTCCACAGCTATCCGTATAGCGAGACGAGCCTCGTCATCGACGTCTTTTCGCGCGATCACGGACGCCTCGCGCTCGTCGCCAAAGGCGCGAAGCGCCCGCACTCGGCGCTGCGCGGCGTGCTGCAGACGTTTCAGCCGCTCGCGATGTCGTGGTCGGGCAAATCGGAGATGCGCACGCTCACCGGCGCGGAGTGGGTCGGCGGCATGTTGCCGTTGCGCGGCGACGCATTGCTGTGCGGCTTCTACGTCAATGAACTGCTCGTGAAGTTTTGTGCGCGCGAGGACCCGCATCCGCCGCTGTTCCATCACTACGTCGTCACGCTGACGCGGCTCGCTCACGACGAGGCGCCCGTACAGGTGCTGCGCTCGTTCGAGCGCGTGTTGCTGCGCGAGACCGGCTATGCGATGGCGCTCGATCGTACCGTCGCACGCAAGGCAGTGATACCCGAGGGCCGCTACGTCTTCGATCCCGAGCGCGGCGTGCGCGAGGCGACGAGCGAGTTTCCATCGCACTGGCCCGTCATATCGGGCCAGACGTTGCTCGACATGGAGCACGACGATTACCATCGTGCGCAGACGGTCGCGCAAAGCAAGACGCTGATGCGCTTTCTGCTCAATACCTACCTTGGCGGCACGCCGCTCGCGACGCGCCAGATACTTCTCGACCTGCAGAACTTATGA
- the rpoE gene encoding RNA polymerase sigma factor RpoE: MSEKEIDQVLVERVQQGDKAAFELLVSKYHRKIIRLISRLVRDPAEVEDVAQDAFIKAYRALPQFRGESAFYTWLYRIAVNTAKNYLATQSRRAPTSTEANAEEAETFSDADQLRDINTPESMLMSKQIAQTVNAAMALLPEELRMAITLREIEGLSYEEIAEMMGCPIGTVRSRIFRAREAIAAKLRPLLDTPEGKRW; this comes from the coding sequence GTGAGCGAAAAAGAAATCGACCAGGTTCTGGTCGAGCGTGTGCAGCAGGGCGACAAGGCCGCGTTCGAACTCCTGGTCTCGAAATACCATCGCAAGATCATTCGGCTGATCTCGCGGCTCGTGCGCGACCCGGCCGAGGTCGAGGACGTCGCGCAGGACGCGTTCATCAAGGCGTACCGCGCGTTGCCGCAGTTTCGCGGCGAGTCGGCGTTCTACACCTGGCTGTACCGGATTGCCGTGAATACGGCGAAGAACTATCTCGCGACGCAAAGCCGGCGCGCGCCCACGTCGACCGAAGCAAACGCCGAGGAGGCGGAAACTTTCTCGGACGCCGATCAACTAAGGGATATCAACACGCCCGAGTCGATGTTGATGAGCAAGCAAATCGCCCAGACGGTCAATGCCGCGATGGCGCTTTTGCCGGAAGAGCTTCGGATGGCCATTACCCTTCGCGAGATCGAAGGTCTAAGCTACGAGGAAATCGCCGAGATGATGGGGTGCCCCATCGGGACGGTTCGGTCGCGTATTTTTCGCGCTCGAGAGGCGATTGCGGCAAAATTGCGTCCGCTGCTGGACACGCCTGAAGGCAAACGCTGGTAG